A portion of the uncultured Draconibacterium sp. genome contains these proteins:
- a CDS encoding acyl-CoA dehydrogenase family protein has protein sequence MANYYTDNSELKFHLNHPLMKEIVRLKEREYAFKDEFDFAPLDYEDAIDSYDRVLEVVGEICGNIVSENAESIDAEGPEVIDGHVKYARGTEENIKALNQAGLMGMSLPYKYEGLNFPIVPYIMAADIVSRADAGFVNIWGLQDCAETINEFASEEQKEKYLPRVCNGDTMAMDLTEPDAGSDLQAVQLKATWNEEKQVWLLNGVKRFITNGDGDISLVLARSEAGTTDGRGLSMYIYDKQSGGVTVRRIEHKMGIIGSPTCELVFKDAPAELVGSRKMGLIKYVMALMNGARLGIAAQSVGVCEAAYREAMEYAKERMQFGKAIIKFPAVYEMLTMMKAKLDASRTLLYETSRFVDMYKTYMHIAEERKLEKEERNEMKKYQRLADIFTPLVKGMSSEYSNQLAYDAVQIHGGSGFMKDYPVERIYRDARITSIYEGTTQLQVVAAIRGVTTGGYLNQIRAYEAEKVSPTLEYLKRTLIILTADYEEAVKKVTSAGDNEFVDFHARRLVEMAGHIIMSYLLLLDTNREASFLKSTKTYVAFAKAQVKAHAEFIRASELSDMGDYKFEMQ, from the coding sequence ATGGCAAATTATTATACAGATAACAGCGAGTTAAAATTTCACTTGAATCACCCGTTAATGAAAGAGATCGTTCGGTTGAAAGAACGTGAATATGCTTTCAAGGATGAATTTGATTTTGCTCCACTGGATTACGAAGATGCAATTGACAGTTACGATCGTGTACTGGAGGTTGTTGGCGAAATTTGCGGAAACATTGTTTCTGAAAATGCCGAAAGTATTGATGCTGAAGGACCGGAAGTAATCGACGGACACGTAAAATATGCCCGCGGAACTGAGGAAAACATTAAAGCATTAAACCAGGCCGGATTGATGGGAATGTCGTTGCCTTACAAATACGAAGGTTTGAACTTTCCGATTGTGCCTTACATTATGGCTGCCGATATTGTATCGCGCGCCGATGCCGGTTTTGTAAACATTTGGGGTTTGCAGGATTGTGCCGAAACTATTAACGAATTTGCTTCGGAAGAGCAAAAAGAAAAATACTTGCCACGTGTTTGCAACGGCGACACAATGGCAATGGACTTAACCGAACCGGATGCAGGTTCCGACCTTCAGGCGGTGCAGTTAAAAGCCACCTGGAACGAGGAGAAACAAGTTTGGTTGCTGAATGGAGTGAAACGTTTCATTACCAACGGCGATGGCGATATTTCGCTTGTATTGGCCCGCTCAGAAGCCGGAACAACTGATGGTCGTGGTTTGTCGATGTATATTTACGACAAGCAGTCGGGCGGCGTAACCGTTCGTCGTATCGAGCACAAAATGGGTATTATTGGTTCGCCAACCTGCGAGCTGGTATTCAAAGATGCTCCGGCCGAGTTGGTTGGTTCGCGTAAAATGGGACTGATTAAATACGTTATGGCATTAATGAACGGTGCTCGTTTGGGTATTGCTGCCCAATCGGTTGGTGTTTGCGAAGCAGCTTACCGCGAAGCAATGGAATATGCCAAAGAACGTATGCAGTTCGGAAAAGCCATTATTAAATTTCCGGCCGTTTACGAAATGCTAACCATGATGAAAGCCAAACTGGATGCATCGCGTACTTTGTTGTACGAAACTTCGCGTTTTGTTGATATGTATAAAACTTACATGCACATTGCCGAAGAGCGCAAACTGGAGAAAGAAGAACGCAACGAAATGAAAAAGTACCAGCGTTTGGCCGATATCTTTACTCCACTTGTAAAAGGAATGTCGAGCGAATACAGCAACCAGCTGGCTTACGATGCGGTTCAGATTCACGGTGGTTCAGGTTTTATGAAAGACTACCCTGTTGAACGTATCTATCGCGATGCCCGTATTACATCGATTTACGAAGGAACTACACAGTTGCAGGTTGTAGCAGCCATCCGTGGTGTAACTACCGGTGGTTACCTGAACCAGATTCGTGCTTACGAGGCTGAAAAAGTTTCGCCGACACTGGAATACCTAAAGCGTACGCTGATTATTTTAACTGCTGATTACGAAGAAGCAGTGAAGAAAGTTACTTCGGCCGGAGACAACGAGTTTGTTGATTTCCACGCACGTCGTTTGGTTGAAATGGCAGGCCATATTATTATGAGCTACCTGTTGTTGTTGGATACCAACCGCGAAGCTTCGTTCCTGAAATCGACCAAAACATATGTTGCTTTTGCAAAAGCACAGGTGAAAGCACATGCCGAGTTTATCCGTGCATCGGAATTAAGCGACATGGGCGATTATAAATTTGAAATGCAATAA